Part of the Deltaproteobacteria bacterium genome, CGCCAACTCTGTTGCTGATTTCCGAGGCCATGAGATTGATGGAACGGCCTAGAGCCCCCAGTTCGCCTTTGGCGCCGGCGTACACCTTGACTGCAAAGTTTCCTTTGGAAATGTCCTGTGCCGCACGGGTGATTTCTTCTACAGGCTGCGACAGTTTCCTGGAGGCCACAATGCTCAATATCAAGATCAGTGCCGTACAGAGCACAAAGGCCGTAATAAGGCTATATTCGGTCTTGCGCATCAAGCTGTTAATATGGGTTAGAGGCACCGCCACCCTGACAACGCCCAGGAATTCTCCCTGTGGCGCCACCTTTACTGCCAGATACATCATGTCCATCTTAAGGGTGGCGCTATAGCGGATCGCCACTCCATGTAATGTCTTGAAAGCCGCTATGAATTCGGGGCGCGTGGAATGATTTTCAATGTTTATCAGGTCGTCCGGGGGTATTCCGGTATCTCCCAAGACGGCGCCGTGGCTGTCTATAAAGGTAATGCGTTCATTGATGTCTCTACCTATGTTTTTGATCAGAGAGTCGATTTCATAGGAAATGCGGCGGTTTCCAGCCTCTTTTTCGATGATGGCCTTGATCAGCAGGGGTTCCTTGAGAAGGCGAGCTTCTATCTGATGCAGCAGGCGATCCTTAAGATGGTAGGCAATATATCTTTCTGCGGCAAGAAAGGGTATGAGTACAATTAGGAAATACGATAAAAAAAGTTTCCACTTGAATTTCATGGCATTTCTGCTTTGATCATGTATCCGATTCCCCGCACGGTTACAATGATCTTTTCGTGGTCTCCCAGTTTGCGGCGGAGGCGCTGGATATGGGTATCCACTGTGCGTTCGTACCCCTCAAAACTGTATCCCCAGACATTGTTCAAAAGCGTTTCCCTTGATCTCACACGGCCCTTGTTGAGCAATAGCTCGCGAAGAAGATTGAATTCGGTAAGGGTCAATTCAATGTTCTTCCCACCCGTTGTTACTTTGTGGGCATCGATGTCCAGAGTCAGTTCCGCATGCTTCAAGACCTTTGGTTCTACTTCCGGGCCCCTCAGTCGTCTCAAGACTCCCTTGATCCTCAGTGTAAGCTCACGGGTGCTGAAGGGTTTTACAATGTAGTCGTCAGCCCCCAATTCCAGACCCACGACGCGGTCTACCTCTTCCCCTTTTGCAGTGACCATGACGACAGGGATCTTTTGCGTAGTTTTTTTTCGTTTAAGGATT contains:
- a CDS encoding response regulator transcription factor: MSKETILIVEDEENIAGLIAHHVKAAGFDVMIAHNGVMAFKAIEKQLPDLIVLDLMLPDMDGTELCKILKRKKTTQKIPVVMVTAKGEEVDRVVGLELGADDYIVKPFSTRELTLRIKGVLRRLRGPEVEPKVLKHAELTLDIDAHKVTTGGKNIELTLTEFNLLRELLLNKGRVRSRETLLNNVWGYSFEGYERTVDTHIQRLRRKLGDHEKIIVTVRGIGYMIKAEMP